The following coding sequences lie in one Calidithermus timidus DSM 17022 genomic window:
- a CDS encoding group III truncated hemoglobin: MPDITSRADIAVVVNAFYGKATRDPLIGHLFEGLDLQAHLPTMHDFWENILFRTGAYKGGMMYKHLALNARKPLKAEHFERWLELFTTTVDEHFAGENAEVAKQYARSIAQTMLSRIVEATGLPMAFLDAKG; the protein is encoded by the coding sequence ATGCCGGACATCACCTCCCGCGCCGACATCGCCGTGGTGGTCAACGCCTTCTACGGCAAAGCCACCCGCGACCCGCTGATCGGCCACCTCTTCGAGGGGCTCGACCTACAGGCCCACCTCCCCACCATGCACGACTTCTGGGAGAACATCCTCTTCCGCACGGGGGCCTACAAGGGCGGCATGATGTACAAGCACCTCGCGCTCAACGCCCGCAAACCCCTCAAAGCCGAGCACTTCGAGCGCTGGCTCGAGCTCTTCACCACCACCGTCGATGAGCACTTCGCCGGGGAGAACGCCGAGGTCGCCAAGCAGTACGCCCGCTCCATCGCCCAGACCATGCTCTCGCGCATCGTGGAGGCTACGGGATTGCCGATGGCCTTCCTGGACGCCAAGGGATAA